In a single window of the Atlantibacter hermannii genome:
- the corE gene encoding putative magnesium transport protein, with translation MPFFALLALVAYSISLALIIPGLLRKNSAWRRIAIISAVIALISHGLALEARIFPSDGSGQNLSLLNVGSLVSLLICTVMTIVASRNRGWLLLPIVYAFALINLAFATFMPNEFITHLETTPGMMVHIGLSLFAYATLIIAALYALQLAWIDYQLKHKKLAFNNEMPPLMTIERKMFHITQVGVVLLTLTLCTGLFYMHNLFSLENIDKAVLSIIAWFMYIILLWGHFHEGWRGRRVVWFNVAGAGLLTLAYFGSRVIQEFVR, from the coding sequence ATGCCTTTTTTCGCACTACTTGCGCTCGTCGCTTACTCTATCAGCCTCGCGCTGATCATTCCTGGCCTGCTTCGTAAGAACAGCGCATGGCGCCGTATCGCCATCATTTCCGCCGTGATTGCGCTGATAAGCCACGGTCTGGCGCTGGAAGCGCGGATATTTCCTTCGGACGGCTCCGGCCAGAATCTCAGCCTGCTTAATGTAGGCTCGCTTGTTAGCCTGCTGATTTGCACCGTGATGACCATCGTCGCTTCCCGCAATCGCGGCTGGTTGCTGCTACCGATTGTCTATGCCTTTGCGCTTATCAATCTGGCGTTCGCGACGTTTATGCCCAATGAATTTATTACCCACCTCGAAACGACGCCGGGGATGATGGTGCATATTGGGCTCTCGCTGTTCGCCTACGCGACGCTTATTATCGCGGCGCTTTACGCGCTACAGCTGGCGTGGATTGATTATCAGCTCAAGCATAAAAAGCTGGCCTTCAATAACGAAATGCCGCCGCTGATGACCATCGAACGTAAAATGTTCCACATCACCCAGGTGGGCGTGGTGCTGTTAACCTTAACGTTATGCACCGGCCTTTTTTACATGCATAACCTGTTTAGTCTGGAAAATATCGACAAAGCTGTCCTGTCGATCATTGCCTGGTTTATGTACATCATTTTACTCTGGGGACATTTCCACGAAGGCTGGCGCGGCCGTCGCGTCGTCTGGTTCAACGTGGCAGGCGCGGGGTTGCTGACGCTGGCCTATTTCGGCAGCCGCGTTATTCAAGAGTTCGTCAGATAA